GCCGCGCTGAGCTCCGCGCTCTGCCCCGCCAAGGCACCGCCGccgctggtgctgctgcccaaggACACCTCGCTGGACTGGACCGAGGAGGAGCCCCCGGAGAAGCGGCCGGAGGGCGGCCCGGAGCCCCCGGCGGGGCTGTGGGGAGCGGGGCTGGTGCGGAGCAGCCTGGGCGCCCTTCCCGTGGATTGGTACgtgctgggcttggagcagggCAAGAGCCACCTGCCGCAGCCCCTGCGAGCCGAGGGCTTGCCCGAGGTTGAATTCCTGCGCAGCAAGCGCCTGGCGTTCCTCCAGCGCTGGCAGCTGCCCGTGCCCGAGCCCGACCACGGCTACCACAgcctggaggaggagcagcagcagcagcacaggggtgtCTGCAGGGAAACTGGGGAGCAGCGCGGCAATAGCGGGGATTTCGAGCAGCCCGGGGATGCGGGGAGACAGCCTGGAGGTGTCCCCGTGGAGCAGGAGCGGCTCCGGGATGCGGCTGAGGAGGGGGAAGCCTTGGCTGAAGAGGAACGTGAGGACTCGGGAACGGAGCGAGACTTCCCAATTTCCACCAGACCTGCCTGCGCGAATAAATTAATTGATTATATCATCGGGGGAGTATCCAGTGGGGAGGAgagtgaggatgaggaagactgggatgatgatgatgatgaagatgatgacGGGTTTGACAGCGAAGAGCTGCCCTCGGACTCAGACGCCGGCAGCCAGGACGGGGAGAGGCTTCTTCTATGGAATTCCTTCTACAGCTTGGATCCCTACGACCCTCAGAACTTCACAGCCACCATCCAGACGTCTTCCAGCGAGCCGGGAAAGGGGATGTCGGAcatggaagaggaggaggaggaggaggaggaagactCGTGGGCAGAGTCCTCCGAGGGCTCTCCGAGTTCCGAGGAGGACGAGTGGGACTGTGAGAGCGTGGATGAGGCGGAAAACTTGAAACTTTGGAACTCGTTCTGTAGCTCGGACGATCCCTATAACCCTTTGAATTTCACGGCGGCCTTTCAGACAGCGGAGAAAAAAGGGACGCCGGGTTTCCCTGGGGCAGAGAGGGCGAGTTCTGTCACCTCTGAGCATTTCTCCGTGTGCAGGGTACAGCTGGAAAAACACAACTGCGGGAGCACTGAACTGGGGCAGCGCAGGGAGAAAACTGCGAGTTCCAAGAGGAAAAAGGTAcagattttattaatattttttgtgttttgagattgttaaaaaaaaaaaccaaaaacaaaccgCACACTGCGCCAAGTGGGGGTGAGGTCAGCGTTCCAGATCGTGCTTCCACATGTGCTGATCAtttccctggaatgctgcacctcATCCTTGGCACGTGATGGGAAATTCTGAGACTCGCTGACAAGCGGGGCAGAGAATTTTTTCTCTAGAGTCCAAGTTCGCTTTCCGTTTTGAGCTGTAATTTCTGTTCTATTTCCTCTTGTGGTTTCGACGTCAGAGAAACTCCAGGGCTGGAGTGGAAATTTTTTTCGCTGAGAAATTTCAGACCTGTGAGGAGTTTCCCTGAAAAGCCCCACTTAAAAGGAAGTTACTTAGGACCTGAAACCGAAAGAATTTTTAGGATTTTATGACTCAGGTGGGCTTGTTGAGTGTTCTGGATTAAACTGAGATTCCCATATAAATCATTCCAATATTcccatttctgtttaaaatattattaaatgttATAACATTAAATTATGTTATTTAtgaatataatatttatattataactATGGGGTAGTTATTTATGGGGTAGTTATTTATAGGAGGGATGTAATCAAAAACTGGTCTTTTGAGCCCAAACagattaatttgctttttttaaataataataatttaaaatattttttaaacaatttgagcaataataataacaacaacaccTGTGCAGGGTTGCAGATAAACAGGAATTTATCCTAAATTTTGTAGTGCTGCAGATGTTCAAGGTGGATACCTCAAACATCTGGATGAGGAATGACTTGAATACCAAATCCCTGAGCAATCCAGTGGTGGAACAAATCATGCaaataacaaatatttacaATTCTTTCGTATTTTTACAGCaggtatatttattttctcccttaATTTcgattaataattaatttagaGCACTCCCAAGTGGCAGGGCTGCGattccagcaggaatttttGGCTCAGGTGCTGTCGGAGCTGTGGTGAAAGAAGGGATGAGCTGGCTGCAATATCCCAAATGACGTCACAGCCTCGGGAGTTGTGGCTCCGACTGATGTAAAAAGGCTGCAAGGTGTGGACGGGCTGATGTAACAGCTCCTAAAGCAGGTGCTGCAGAGGCCAGGCACATTCCTGAGGCATTCCCGGGAAGTTTTGGGATTATCCAGCCAGCTCCCCGCTGGAATCCTGCAGTGTTTTGCTCCTAAAGCCATAAAAGCTGGGAGGGTTTGGCTGCACTTCGGGCTCAGCTCAGGTGTGAGGGCACGTGGcacctgctggccctgctcccaCAGATTTTTTTGGGATCAGGGAATTTCTGGATCCTCAACTGCTGATTTTTGGAGTCAGCTTTTCATCCTATCCTTGGGAATGTCCCTCATGGAATGGGATGACCCAAACCCTTGTGGAATTCcagattttcctgttttctgggAAGGTTGGAAGCTCCCTGCTGCACAAACACCCTCCTCGTTGTGCTAATAAATCCTAGGAATGGagcagcacatttttttttgtgcgtttccatatttttttcctgcttccaggAATATTTGTCCTGTAGCAGAGTTTGTTTTGAGGAATCAATCCTGATTTTAGAGGTGCTGACAGCTCACTTTGTGCCTTTTTATAGCTGAATGCAAAGGCACAAATAGTCCAGCAGGAGCCTAAAATAAGCTGGGTTTAACTCAGACTTAAACCCATACCATAATCTTAATCTAAACACTGCCAAGTGCAGATCTCGAGCCTATAAATTCCTTTGTTTACTTAAAATAGCTGAATAGCTGCTAGAAAGAGTTTAAAATGACAGTTTGgtgtgtatatttttaattttcttacatGAACTCCAccccctggaattccaggagggATTGTGACAgtttttgtgtgtatatatttaatttcattacatGAACTCCAccccctggaattccaggagggATTGTGACAGTTTTtgtgtgtatatttttaatttcattacatGAACCCCACCCCTGGAATTCCAGGACCGATTGTTCCGGTCACGTTGGGATGAGTGTTCCCTGTTCCTTATCTGTCCCCGTGGTGACTCACGGGGCTCTTGACTCAACAAAACCCttctgggtgggtttttttttggggggggggggggggttgttaCATAGTCCTCAGTGATcccacagtgccagcagcagggatctCACAGTTCCAGTAGGGATCCCATAGTCCAGGAATGATCCCACAGTTCCAGTAGGGATCCCATAGTCCAGGAATGATCCCACAGTTCCAGTAGGGATCCTGTAGTCCAGGAATGATCCCACAGTTCCAGTAGGGATCTCATAGTCCAGGAGTGATCCCACAGTTCCAGTAGGGATCCCATAGTCCAGGAATGATCCCACAGTTCCAGTAGGGATCCCATAGTCCAGGAATGATCCCACAGTTCCAGCAGCAGGGATCCCACAATCCCAGCAGCTGTCCCACAGTCCCAGTAGGGATCCCACAATCCCACAGTCCCAGTAGGGATCCCACAATCCCAACCCTTTTCCCAGAGCacattcccagcctggaatgTTGAGGTTACAACCCCTGGAATGATCTCACAGAGCCCTCTGGGGCAGCCTGGAGTAACTCAGGAGTATTTTGGGCCAGGCAAGTCAGCACTGGGTGGGTTTAAAGctaaaagtgaaatattttgggCAGGATTAGGGAGCAGATCCTGGATTTAGGGAATTCCAGACTGCTTTgggttgaagggaccttaaatcccatcccattgcatgggcagggacaacttccatgATCccaggctctcagcagagtcacgagtttgtaGTTAATTGGTTAGGTAAGTAAGGAGTAAGTGTGTAGAGTAGTACATGTTATGGTTTGACGCTGGTGTAATGTTAGTGCTCTcatgaaaatgtacttttttttacATGAATGTTGTGAGATGTGATTAGGAACAGAGTAGAGTAGGCTTGAGCTGaaagataaagggaaaaaaaattattactttacAACTACAATGAAAGGAATACACAGAATGCAGGAGGAAAGCCTTctaaaacattcctcctccccccacccaaatTCCAACAAAACACACTGAGACACAACCCTGGATTCCTGATTAAGTTACCACTCTTTAGATAATTAATTCTTAGTTcattaagggagagaggagtctctcgTACCATAGACctccaggaaacacaattgcaacTTCCTGtatttccatgtcacacatggcaccgcctggagaaaatctgccattgTGCCACCcccctttccatgtcacagtgctgtCACCACTGTGCCTGTGCGTGGACTGGAACTGCTCATGGGGTtccttttaaggatgctttgccaaggactaAAAGAACAACTTTAagtagtatattaatgtaatatagcatagttttaataaagcagatccttcagccttctgatctggagcagacatcatcatttcttccctgagccaGAAATTTTACTGTGTCACCCCTGGAGACCGATGGCGGTCACCTCTccaggagggcaggaggtgccCGGTCCCTCTCGCAGGGAAGGCTGGAGGTCAGCCCGAGTTCCTCTGCCAGGGAGATCCACGTGGTCTCCAGCTGGTGCCggacacagggctggggtcaggagtggtcagtgatggtcagtgatggtcaccCCAGCGTGTCCGTGCCCTCCCAGGGGGGGCAGAGTGGCAGGCCCAATGTTCGGGACACGCTTCAGAGGTGTCATCAAAAATCAAAGCAGTGAGCCCAGTTACTGTGCCCActtctggcccctcagtttgggaaggacgcTGAGATGCTTGagagcatccagaggaggcaacgaggctggtgaggggcttggagcacaaaccctgtgaggaacattggaaggagctggggggtgctcagcctggagaagaggaggctcagaggtgacccTCGTtgctctcccacagctccctgaagggaggtgcagacaggtggggtcggtctcttccaccgggcagcactgacagaaccagaggacacagcctccagCTGCGTCAGgggaggtacaggttggatattaagaaaaaattttcaccaaaagaataataaagtactggaattgtcttcccagggaggtggtggaatcagcatctctggatgtgttaaaaaaagcctggacatggcacttggtgctgtgGTCTGATTGAGTGTCAGGGCATaggttggacctgatgatcttcgaggtctcttccaacctcgtGATTCTGTTCATCCTCACTCAGGGTCACCAATTGTCACCacagctgggtaataattagcattgactccatgattgcagaaagctgattaattgctttattttatcatctcatactatattatactaatTAAGAAACTCAGTAGCCCTTCCAGCCAGTCTGATCCAGCTTTGACCTAACTGGTCAATCGacccaaacaccatccagtgtccagTTAAGAAATCACAAATCTCCATGGCACATTCCACgtgtgcacaacagcaggtgcaacaagtggagataagaaattgtttctcattcttttctctgatcttctcacagccttccccaggaaaatgcctggggaagtctgtgcctgctctctgtggccagagagctgctgccacactggAGATGACAGTTCACATTgggactcaggtgtttattgtTTCTTACCAATGTTCCAGCCTCACGGCAGGGAGTTCTGCAGTCTGTCATTAGCCAGGCACAAAATGGCCAGCTGTCTCTTGTTTATGaggtcttttaaggctaaactatccaattaagaaatgaccccttgattattttcccttttaacccaataactgatccctcaAAGCCTGCACTGTGGACTTTCCTGTCCAGTTACAAAACACCACCCAAACCCagggagaagaaggtgaagaagaacaaccagcctctgctctaaaacctccatcttgcttcatatttatttctaaattctaAAACCCCAGACTCGAAGTTTTCCACGCTGTGACATTACACACTCGTAACCAGCTCCACACCCGTAATCCCAGTGCTGTTAAtccattttggaagccttcCCACAGCCTCAGCTCAGTGCAGTGCTCTCTTGTGGGCCTCTACCTTTCAGCACAGAGAGTTTAAAAATTCTCAACATCCAGAACTCCAACACTACACAACAACTTCCacttaaaaccccaaaaaaaaaaccccaccgCTGAGAATTCCTGATtgaaacctttctttttttccaggtgaCATTCCATGAAGAAGTGACTGAGTATTACATCAGCAGCGAGGAGGACCGGAAGGGGCCCTGGGAGGAGATGGCTCGGGATGGATGCAGGTTCCAGAAACGCATCCAGGAGACTGAGGAAGCCATTGGCTACTGCCTGAGCCCAGAGCACAGACTGAGGGTATTCCATAGGCTCCAAGAATTCCATTCCCAGAGGACTGACCCCCTTCTAGCACCTTAAAACTCCTGGAATTTGCCTGACCCTTAAATTAATGAAATCTCAACCACGAGTGGCAGCTGCATGTGCtgaaaaggggagagaaaaatgggattttttttggtcccttttttttttttcccccactttgaTATACAACAAATTCTCGTTTTGATATCCAGATAAAACCCGTGGAGCTCCCTCAAAGGGTGCTCTAATTGCATTCCTGTTAATTAGCACTTGACACAACCAGACTGCTTGGGGTTTGATCCATTCccaaaaaatgccttttcctgcTCTACCTTGGGAAGTGTGGGGACTGTTCCGTTGGATTTTTGcactttggagaaaaaaaaaaaacaaaaaaacctattttgaaggaaatatttatggGGTTCACTCCCTGGAATTgcagttttgatttaaaattccCTGAGGGATGTGCAGGTgagggtttgttgttttgtttttttggggtttttttttgtgtttctcctttttttccagcttctccaaaagcctcatttttaaaaatcccttcctttaagggattttttttccccacttttttttttttttgcttggagTATTCCAATGTTTGAGTGGTTCTGGACCTTTTTGAGGTTTGAATATTCCAACCAAGCTTTGGTTGGATTGATTTAAatcattcccttttccaggatTATTCCAAAGGGTTCTGGCTGCTTGTCCCAACAAATTCCTTGGTTCTTAGGGCAAGGAAATTCCTCATCCCAATTAATAATTAAAGCTTAATGAGGCTGTGGATGATGCTTGAATTTAGGGAGGAAAATTcctgaattatttaattaatctttGCTGTAATTCTGCTTTGGGAGAGGGATTGAAGTGAATTTTTATATCCAATCTGCTTGTCCTGATAATTTTCTTGGATTTAAGGAAATTTAAAGGCAACAAttccctgttttctttcccaaaaaTCAGTATTAACTCTTTGTGTCTGCACTGGGGTCAccaaaaacatttcagtgagaGGACAAAACTCTTTATTTatattcttaatttaaaatatgacGTTATTTAATCAAAATctttgagggaaaaaaggggTTTTGGAGCTGGAGGTTGGTGTGGGAATTTTCCCAAGCAGGGaataaaagtggaaaaattCCAATGTTTGCACAAAGCTGGGTcaataaattcaattatttgTTCAGCTGGCCAGAATAATTTCCATTCTGTAGAAGAAAAACCTTAAAGTGCTTTAAATTTATCCTTAattctttcaggtttttaatttggaagaaaatatatttattcctgCTTTATCCTGACTTGAAAATCCCAGAAGTTTTGGatttatcctttatttttattgcaggaAGTGGCTACTTTGAGTTGAAAAATCCCCTTTTTGTGGTGGAATTAGAAAAATCTAGGGGATTAATTAAATTAGAGTTGTGTTAATTCAAATCCCAGCTGTTTGCCATcccaaaaatcagatttttttcctccaaaaataattaaaaatttgcATCAACCCCTTCAAATCCTGAGAAATCCACTTGGAATTTTTGAGGATTTTACTCACATTGGATCTGTTTTTTAATTCAGGGGGTggaaaaaccaaccaaaaaaaaaaaaaaaaatggaattccaagaagaaaaatgtgtggatTTATGATCATTCCAAGGAAAACACAGCACATGAATTTTTCCATGGATCTCCCAGTTGGTTTTTTCCCAGGCATCTCCCAatccctgggattttgggattgtGCTGCTTCAGTTCTTTATGGACAACTCGGATTTTTTGGTGCTCAGGAGAACCTTGGGAGCGCTGGGAATCCAcagctgcttggaaaaaaaaatgggatttaaagAAAGGAACAGCTGCTTCCAAAGGGTTTGAAACCTTgggaaaaatgagatttttttttttttaatcaaaattccCATGGATGAGCTTTTCCCCACTTCTCCAacctccttttttccagctATTCCAGCAGGAAATGGAATGGAATTACCACCAAACCCATCCCTGAACACCTCAGagctcccttttttccctctaaaaattccttaaaatagGTGGGAAGGAAAACTTGGAGGGATTTAAATCAAAACTGTGATctgcagatttttatttttgtatcatTTCGGGAATTGGATTTGGCTTTCTATGGATTTTCCTTGATTTGTGGCcgctttgttgggttttttctacctaaaaattctatttctgtACATAAGAAACTATTCAGGACTAATCCGTGCGTTGTAATAAAGAGATTTGCAAGATAAACctgggggaaatttgggaaaaacaGCTGCAAAATCCAATTTTGGATTGGATTTCTCGGTGGGGAGAAGCTGCGTTTGTCATTCCCGTGGGTTTTTAGAGCAGGGAATTCCATCCAAGGGGCTCCTCTAAAGCTGGAATTCCTGGTAGGAGCTGGGAAATGATCCCAAAATTAGGATTGCCTGGAGGAATAAACTGGATTTTTCCAGGGATTCCCAAGGAATGGGATgaaggatttttggggtttaatGAAAATCCTGTTTCCACCTCCCTTTGGAGGTGACACCCCCAGGGTTCTGCTCCACCTGTGGTCGTTTCCCTGGGAATCTCTGGAATTCTGGGTgagttttgggaagaaattccaaGTTCCTGGAGGTTTAttccttaaaaaagaaagcttcaCTCAGAATTCCCACCTTGGAGCACAATCCATGTTTTCCCCTCTTTGTTTTGCCCCTTGTTCATCCCTAAAACACCCCAGGGTTGATTTTCCTGATTATCAGGATAAAAAACTgctggaataaagaaaaaaaatagggaatttCCTGCagtattcctgaaaaaaaaaaaaaaatagctggatATGGGGaacttctggggttttttttaaagcagattatTAAAATCTGAAGAATTTGCTGCCTCTAAAATCTGctctaaaatgaaaattgggatttttccaTGCTGGAAGTGGTGCAGGGAAAGCTTCCCTGGGCTTGGCAGCACATCCAGCTTCCATCTGGGAATCCCACTGGGAATTCTTTATCCCATCAGCACCAGGCTGCACTTGGAGGAGAATaattcctgctccagagctgcagcttctccacagGATTGAGGATTTTGTTTGTTGGagcccctgagctgctgctttgatcccaaaattcaggttttttttgtggagctgggaaggaacGTGGAATTTTGTCACATTCCAGGGAGAGCCCGCATTGCAGCCCCACCTTGGCCTCCTGGGCTCTGAGTGGGGTTTAATCCAAGGTTTATTNNNNNNNNNNNNNNNNNNNNNNNNNNNNNNNNNNNNNNNNNNNNNNNNNNNNNNNNNNNNNNNNNNNNNNNNNNNNNNNNNNNNNNNNNNNNNNNNNNNNtccttccttccttccttccttccttccttccttccttccttccttccttccttccttccttccttccttccctccttccttccctccttccttccctccttccttccctccttcctccctcctctccttccttttccctctttcccttttttcttccctccctttcctttccactttttcctttcccttccctatCCCCAACAAAAGAGCTCCCCAGGAGCAGTGAATCTGTGCCAGCCGTGCCCTCTCTGCATGCCAGGCACATCCCTGGCTCTGGAACGTTGGGAATTGGGGATCCTTTGTGCCAGGCAGGAACATTTGGGTCAGCTCCTCTGCCCGATCCTTCCCAGGCTGTTCCTGGgataatttaggttggatttGAGGTGGAACAAGGTGCTGgcaaagagggaaaagcagatCCAGGTGGAAAacattcccagagctgcagggatgttTGCTGGCATCGCCCCACGGTGGATTCCAGGAAATCAGGACTGGGATGGAGTTCCCAGGGGGATGTTGTGGTCCAGAGGTTGACCAACATCTCCCTGCATGTCCAggcccagcattcccagcaggaatgatgcagggagcagcagagccagcattCCCTGGCACCATCCCCCGAATCACCAGGAATTTACAACCAGGTGTAAAGAACAGGAGGcaattccagcttttcctcagcACCTCCCGTTCACCCGGGATGATTCCCGgcttctgctccagctgggagtgCCAGGAGGGAGCCAACAGGATTGTGGCTGTGGTGTTCCCGCCTGGAATCCAGCTGGGACCTTGGAGCAGGGAGGAGtgcctggggcacacctggagtGCCAGGGACACGCTGGTGAGGCCACCCtggcacagaattcccagagaatccgtggctgctccatccctagaagtgtccaaggccaggttgggcaggCCTTGGAGCACCCTGCGACAGTGGAAGTTGTCCTTTCCTTCCCTAAATCCTTAAATCCTCCCCAtcccaaccattccatgattccagtCCAGGAGGGGACATCGCTTGGGGACAGTGGCGGCACCGCATCCCTCGCTCTCAGCCGCATTCCCGTTTTTTTTTCCCGGGAATCTTTTGTCCAGAAGGTGGTGCCAGAACTGTTCGGGACGCGCAGCCAGCGCCGCCGCCGAGGCCACCGCCCCCGCTGAGGTTGTCCCCAAGGTGCCACCGCTCCCGCTGAGGTTGTCCCCAAGGTGCCACCGCCCCCGCTGAGGTTGTCCCCAAGGTGCCACCGCCCCCGCTGAGGTCGTCCCCAAGGCGCCGCCCCTTCCCAGCCGCCCTCCCATCCTCTGGATGAGCTTTGGGACGGGAAAATCCAGGGCGGGAGCAACAACCGCCCCTTTGTGCGGAGCGGCGCCCGGTTCTGTGACATTCCTGGTGCCTGAGCCACAGGATCCAGCAGGAAACGTCCCCAGCCGGGCTTTGTGTCCCTCGGCGGGGTCACCGCGGGCT
This Vidua macroura isolate BioBank_ID:100142 chromosome 24, ASM2450914v1, whole genome shotgun sequence DNA region includes the following protein-coding sequences:
- the PPP1R15B gene encoding protein phosphatase 1 regulatory subunit 15B — protein: MEHSGRERAGPGLGWARLGLAAAWPKLAGPSAAPAGGSSPASPPFSWLRAMSQLLSPLPALLQRLLPGAALSSALCPAKAPPPLVLLPKDTSLDWTEEEPPEKRPEGGPEPPAGLWGAGLVRSSLGALPVDWYVLGLEQGKSHLPQPLRAEGLPEVEFLRSKRLAFLQRWQLPVPEPDHGYHSLEEEQQQQHRGVCRETGEQRGNSGDFEQPGDAGRQPGGVPVEQERLRDAAEEGEALAEEEREDSGTERDFPISTRPACANKLIDYIIGGVSSGEESEDEEDWDDDDDEDDDGFDSEELPSDSDAGSQDGERLLLWNSFYSLDPYDPQNFTATIQTSSSEPGKGMSDMEEEEEEEEEDSWAESSEGSPSSEEDEWDCESVDEAENLKLWNSFCSSDDPYNPLNFTAAFQTAEKKGTPGFPGAERASSVTSEHFSVCRVQLEKHNCGSTELGQRREKTASSKRKKVTFHEEVTEYYISSEEDRKGPWEEMARDGCRFQKRIQETEEAIGYCLSPEHRLRVFHRLQEFHSQRTDPLLAP